CGTAATGCAAGTgatagggagggggaggaggcaccAGCTggtgtgttgctgctgggGTGACCGAGGATCCActggcggtgccgccgctcacacacaccgacgAGCCGCCGCGCACCAGGCGTTCACTGCGAACACGATAGGGCGCAAACACAACCGAGCCGATGAACAGGGTGCCGAGGCGGGGGTCGTTGACATGCGTCGGTACAGCCTTGGCGGAAGGAGTTGTAGGAGACGAAGGCGACTGTGCCCCTTTCACCGCATCAGACTGTTTCGCGCCGGCGAGCGCGGAAGCGTGTCGAGACGATGGCACTGTGAAAGGTCGCCACAGCGCGAGAAAGTTCAACGCGGATGGTGAAGAAGCGACGTCTTGGTGAcgaggcagctgctgcccacgTTCGTCTTCCGTGCTCGGCTCCACTTTTATAGCATCACGGAGCCGCGGAGGTGGAGTTGGTtcagcgctggtggtggtggtgcccatcggcgcgcgcgcgtgtgcgtatggggcgaggggggagtggACACCGCTCACCCGTTCAGCAGGCAAGCCGTGACTTTAGCTGCGTATGTGTGTTGAAGAGATGAATAGCACGATTCAGGTCGGGTGAAGGGGATGAGCGGGCCTCTGTATACGTGCGCATTCtatgaagaagagaggagcactGATAGAAGGGCCTCTGCAGCGGAGGACCTGTTTTGTGTAAGTCTATGTGTGGGTGCATGCATGCGCGGATGTGTTTTACTTCTCTGCCTTGTCGTCCCCTTTCGTTTTCTTGTTCTTGCGCGTTTAAGGTCGtatatgcgtgcgtgtcaTCCAGTGAAATGAGCCTtttgaaggaggaggcagggcATCGAGAAATGGGGAAAGGGGCGAGGTAAGTGActggaggggggtggggggggggaagaaagaaagaaagagagagagagggagagaggcagagagggagggggtgagaggagggcggcgccaAATAGCCGTTGATTGACAATGCAGCAGATCAGATACGTGTAGGTGTATTGGGTAGAGTGCAAACCACAGACGTCACCCgacttcctccctttctctttgtcCATCTCGTCTTcgcaccccccctcctcccccccaaaaaagcGTTGCGCCTTGTCACCCTTCGTcgcaaaaaggggggggcggtggtggtggtggtggtgtagTGAAGGAAGAAAGGCCAaaaggaggcggcgctgaggcAGTGCTCGGGCGAGGACTTGATTTCCTCCATTTTACTGCATAGGCTGTTTGGCTGACGTAGCAGAGATGAGTAGAGCAGAGGCAACCATtcaacagagagaaagacacgcGTGAGGCTCTAGGGTCTGCTCTCCACTACTGTGCAGGAGTGAGATGGGTGAAGGAGGGACGGCCGTGCGAGCACACGTAGTACTGTTCGACACAGTCCAGTGCAGCCACCATAGAGCGGGCCGCGTTGGGGCGAAGAACGTCCCCGAACATGATGGCCCCGCGACAGGAGCGCGAGATGAAGAAGTTGAGAAACACCGAGGGAATGAGCAGCGGGCAcggagaggagcagcgcggtACGTGTAACGACCCGGGAGAGCGGGCGCATGAAGAGACGGGGTCAGTGGCGGCAGGTTGCGAGGGCATGAAGGGACAGTCGAATTCTGCCTTCGCTGCGGCTCCCACCACTTCCAGCTCCACCACCGTTTCCTGCAGGGCCTGCGTGGAGGTGACATGGCGAACGACCCCTTCCACCTTCAAGCACGGCCACGCCACAACAGCTGTTGCCAGTGAGGGACGAGTGCGTGAGTACGTGGACTGGTCAACACGCGCGTCGCTGGCCCAAGCAACGTCTCTGTTgcactgtctctctcctcggtGCGCGACGGCCTCACTTTCGTGATGGAAACGCCACCCCCACTGGCGCAGATGTGCCTCCACCGCGGTCACACGTAGACGCCACTCGGCTGGCAGGGACACAGCGAatgacaccgccgccatcgaTGCACTCGGCGAACATGCGGGGTCAGTGACCGCgagcgaccgcagcagctgcgcaacgcggtggcgacgctctAGCGCTCTTCGTGCGTGAGGGCTAAGCGACAAGGAGGTACGAGCTACGTGCTCTGAGACAGCGCCAGACCCGAGGATCACGGACTCACTCCCGGTGCACTCCATGCCATCCTGCAGCTCGGGATGGCACACATAGGTGTCagcgaaacagagaaagaacTCCAGTCGCACTCGCTCGTGTACCGCGTGCTGATCCGCAACCCACCACTCCAGCACGTGTGGCTGATGACGGCATACAGAACCTTGAGGGGCCACTGCTGCAGGGCTGCAGGTTGGCTTGAACGCACATCGTGGAGTGTTGGGAGAGGCAATGACCAGGAACTTGCGTGCCCACTGGAGCACTGACACGCGCGCTGAGAAGGCGGTTGTGATTGGTGGCATGACATCTTCCGAAagcactgctgtggcgccTTTGGATGTATTGGAGCCACCGCTCTCGACACCTCTGTCGGCTCCTTTCTCTGGTATCCATGGACACGGTGCCGCACAGGCGCGAGGCAATCGACGTAGCGCATTCCCACGTCCTGTGTCCAGGAGATGTCGCATTCGCGTTAACTTTTCCTCCGTGTTAGAGACCTGTACAGGCGATGGGTGATGCACAGGGCCAGGGGGCTCACGAGAGGATAGTGATGCTTCCAAAGGAGGGCGAGTGTGCAGTgctgcctgctcctccttttcctctctggTGATACGGTGCAGGTTGGGGTCGAGGGTGACAGGAGTacgacgcggcgctgctgccgaggagTTTACGCTGCGTGCAGTGGCGCTtagccacagcagcgaggcggggTTGAGTTGCACGCGATGCAGAGTGCCTGTGCGACCAGCCACACTCTCCGAGGATGCGGTCAAAGAGCTGTGCTTTGTGGAAGGCGGTGCCGACGTGTACGACTGCATCCCAGgaacagcagcggcttcCAGTACCTGTTGACAGAGGTACCGCACGCGTAACTGCACCTCCGCAGCTTCCTGTTTCACAAGCACATTGTTTGGGACGAGAGAgatcggctgctgctgctgatctGGTATGGTTTCATGTGAAGTTGCTGTTTGGGCAGGCAGAGCCTTCTCGTAATCCTCAAGGGGCGCCTCGTCACTCTCGCACCCCCGCCAGCCGCTGGtgaggcgctgcagtgctTCGTCGTAGAGCTGCGCAAAGGTCTGCTGTACGGAGTCTCCGTTTCGGGTCCGCTGTCGGGCCTCCGAGATGCGGGCAGGGACGTACGTGCTGTCAACGAATACGAAAGCTGGGACGGCTGCCGTtactgctgcggctgctgtgatAGACCTCCCTGACAGCGGATGTGCGCTGTGGCGACGTCGACGTGTGTTGGTAGCGACAATGTCGTAGGCCCAGTGCGTAGGTTCCAGCACACGGCAATGCGTCGGGCACAACGCTGAAGACAGAGGAGCTGATCGACCTCGACAGTCATCGTCTTCTAGAGGATGTGCTTGACAATCTCGCACGAGTATCATAAAGAGGGTCCCGTGGCGCTCAGGAAAAGGCGCAAAAGGGTGGCTCTCTACTGTATACGGTGTCTCACGGGCAgggacggcggtggcacccagcggaggaggggtgaggaagagaaccACGAAGTGACCAGGCCGCACAACCACTTCTGTCAATACACCCTCTGCCAGCGTCTCCTCCGGGGTCTTTCCACTACCTTTCCAACTCGCGGCGGTCGAAGAAAACGAACGTGATCGCCCTGCGCGCCGCTGTGCACGAGTGGCTGACGATGATGGGGCAGATGAGGGGTCTGGCAGTGGGGCGCCGAATGCGCGACACAGACGACGCGCCGTCGCCTCGCCGCGTGTGCGACGGTGTCCCGCCTTTCCACCAATGTCCACCTCTCGTGATGCCTGATGCACCCAGAGAGCACCACTGTACAAGCCGTGACGATCCACGCGCagccccgccgccgcccacgCGGAGTCGGGGTGTATGTCACCTCGATCACTACCCACGCGCGGAGCAGAGACGCAGCGAAGCGGTGtagagagcgaaagagggTGCAATGGGAGTGTTTCAGCTGGCATACCTCGGGCAATACTCGCGTCCCCGCAGAAGTCATACTCAGCAATCATCTTTGCAGAGAACCCGGAGACACTCTGCGCCGGCAACGAGTGCCGGGCGATCGATGCGCCTTTGTCAGCGCTTGCGTCGAGAGGTGTGCCGGTGAGATACAGCGGCGCTAACAACGTACACACCGCGGTCTGGAATACAACCGCTAGGAGGTGTTGCTGCTCCTCCCGCCGTGCACGCATGGCGGACGCCGACTTGCAGGCCCCCGAGGAGCGACGGTGCAAGAGCTCCTCTCGATCACGGTCACTGAGAGTCTTGCAGGGACCGCCAcaaccgctgctgctgccggtgagAATGCTGAAGCTACAGGTGCCGATAAGTGCTACATAAGGAATCTGGCGCACTGGCAGGTTGTAGAATAGTCCGCGTACTCGGCACACGGTGATCAGGTGCACACTGTTGCATCTCTCCCTTGCTCCATCACTAATATCTGAAAAACTGTCGCGAGAAGAAGACCCACTGCTACTATCATGACAAGAAGGGTAGCGGCTGGCGTGCCGACGTCTGCGCGCGTGCTTCTCGACGAGGGGCATTTGCTGGCCACAGTGCCATCGCGTCTCCGGTACAAGGTCCAGGACAAGGAGACAGGAGTGTGACTCGTACGATgggcgcgcagctgcgccaccaccagcctCCCGGCCACTGGCAAACACCTCAGCGGGACAGACTTTGCCTTCCACCGCAGCGctttccaccacctccatccTGACACTCACGGACACATCAGCGCAAATGGCTGCCAGGCGACCAAACAGCTCAAGTCCATCAGGCTGTAGTGCGGCGTGACTCCGCTTTCctgtgcctgctgctgcactagGGAGTGTGCCATTACCCTCTACCGCTAcctctgctcttcttcgcacCTCGTCCGTGATAGGCAGAATGCATGTTCGCGTAATGTCCCACGCGAGCGCTGGGAGACAGAGCGACACCTCCATGTTGTGTGAGGCTTCTTTACCATAGTAGGAAAAAAGAATCCTGCTAGCTTCGGCTTCCAGCACTGGCAAGCCAACCTGTGCCACGCAGGCAAAAGCGTCTGTGAAGGTCGGAAACTCATGGCTGgcacgcagcacagcagcatcaTGTGAGGCAAGCCGCTGGATGTGCTCTTGGTGCATCGTGCGGGTGTGTGATGCGACGTTGAGGTGGAGTGGAAATGGGGTCGGgaacaaggagagagggaggcagaggtcaGAGCGTGTGTCttatgggggggggggggaggtgtaGGTGGCCGGTAATGTGGGAGGTTGAGCGCGTAGCACgcggaggaaagaaagagagagctgAAAAGACAGTCAAGAGGAAATGGCTCGGCGCGCAACGGCACGGAACACGTGACGGCGGAGGTACCCAtgagagggaaagagtgGAGCTCAGAGGCCATATAGGAGAGCCTCGCGCACTTgtcatctctttctctctttttcacaCCTTCTCATAGTACTTTGTATGGAAGAAAAGCTGGGCACTCGAGGACGGAGGcacagccccccccccctcccccacacctACACAACGTAACAGTCATCACCGCCAAAGGTGGAGAGAGCAAACTAAAACATAtatacacagagagagagaggaaacaTGAAGGCCACATGTACATcacgcacacaaaaaaggcagaaacaaagaagaggaggggggtggggggacaAAAGGGAGATGGGCGGTgccagagagggaggggaggagaacaTCAGTGGTGCGCTGTGATAACCTAAAATGTATTTCTTTTTCTTGATTGGCTCGTttgtcccccccctctctctccccgtgcCTGTGCTGCACTGGTGAGTAGACGAGGCATtcagagaggaagggggaggggagggagggaggtggtggtttccctcttctttccgTTCGCTTCGAGTTGTTGTGGCttggcggcgaggaggcgcctGTGTCAGTTGAGAGGCAGCACCATCACCTCCGACGTCGAACCGTCTCTGCGTGGCTTTTGCGTGCTCGCGAGGTTGCCGCGTATAGATGACTCGGCGGAGACCTCAACAGGACTCTCTATACCTTGGTCGCTTTCGGAGAAGGCGCGGAACGGGTGCCTCTCCGTGCTGCCGAAGGGGTTGCGGCGGTGATCGTTACTGTGGTAAGGCGACAGAGCAAGCCGCTCGGTCGGGATCTGTGGCGTGGAATGAATGTCAAGGGCCGAGTCGTAGCAGtggggcagcagctgccgatGCTCTTCCCACAGACGCGCTGACGGAGCCGTGCAGTTGCTAGAGGGGAGCTCGAACGGCACAATGGCGGAGGGTTTCATCAGGAGCGGTGCCAAGAGCGATGCTGCGTCGTTGCTGGTGGTGGAGCGGTTGCTGTGGGGGCTTCTGGGCTGACTGGGTGTCTCTGGTGCTGACTGGAAGAGGCGACACGTCAGAGGGTGGTGCCGGAGGTAGTAGAGCCCCGAGCACTGCTTCGGCCGTATGATCGCGGTCACTGGCGCTTCTGGAGCTCCGTCACTAGAGCCAGCAGAGAGCCCGAGGGCGCTCATTGCCGGGTCACCTGCGACGTCTCTTTTGTCCATCGCCGAGGATgtggtgttgttgttcgcGGTCACGGCCGTCGCAGATGTCACCTCAGGCGCGAAGTGGGACGCGAGATACGGATGAACCTGCCCCTCCGTCGCCGTGAGCCGCTTCCCAGCGTCCCAGTAGAGGCACCCCAGAAAGAAGTCCACCCACGCATACTGACCCCAGTCACACTTGCTTGGCAGCGAGAAACACTGATCGGGTTCGTGCGCTTGGCCTCCAGGGAACATTACTTGCAACAGTGCCAGCTGCTCTGCCGTCTCCCACGTAGTCGTACCACCGCTCCCTTTTGCGAGAGGCGAGTCTGCTTCCCTCGGACTTCGCTGGGAGCTCTCCACGACGGATGGCGTGCTCCACTGCTGTTGGGCCTTGAGGCGTTGGTCGTGTTCTCGCTGGTGTCCCGCGGCGTCGTTCAACACCTGGATGAACTGGAGCCAGCACCGCTCGACGATGATGACTTCCTCATCCTGCTTCACGTCCTCGCCATCTACGGCTAGCTGTGGCTCTTGCGGGTGTAGTTGAGGCaagagccgctgcagcttctgTGGGCTGGTGCTCGGTGAAGCTATATcgccgtgcacgtgcgcgaCCGCTGCGGTCATGCTTAGCTTGTGCTGCTTgtacctcctccagcaggaCTTCACAGTAGCGAGAAAGGCTGGATCTGGCATCCCAAGTGTCCGCACCgccgactgcagcagcattACGTCGTCACAAGCGTCGGGGAACAGGGGGTGGCCAGTGTGGAGCTCGTAGAGGACGCACCCAACCGACCACATGTCTATGGCGGTGGTGtacggcagccgcagagcCATCTCGGGGCAGCGGTAGGACGGTGActgaagagggaaggaggtgcCAGTGGTACCAGGGGGGATGAGATGGGCGTGGCCAAGGTCGATGAGAGCAATCCGTGACGAGGCCATTGTAGCGGTTGATGCAGCCATTGCATAAGGTAACGCGTAAGTCAGCCGAGCGCGTGCCGAGGACGTGACAGTGCTGCTTGAttcatcgccaccgccgcctacgccgccgcggctgtcgTGGCCTGGGCGACTTGTggggctggcgctggcgcccCGTgggctgccgttgctgctgcgcggcgcctcGCTCAGGGCTGTGTCCCCCGTCCCACCCCCCATCAACTCCCCGACGACCCCGGCGCACGTTAATGTGgagagcggggaggaggtaAAGGCGCCAGTGCGGCTACCTGTCATACAAAGCGAGTGGCCCGTAAGGGAAACCAAAACTCCGCCCGTGATACACTGATTGAGGAGATCTCCGCTGGAGAGATGGCGCTGGGCGCTGCTAGTCACTTCGCAACCAAGGTGCTGCAAACTGTGACTACGGCTCATCATCGTGATACCTCTGTCAGGGCCGTCAGTGACTACAGTATCCCTCTGTGGCGGGTACGGGGctgtcagcggcggcagagacgaGGAGCACGTTGACATGCTGCTGTTGGCGCTTCCGCAGTCGCCGACTTCCGAGCTGGAGTGCCTTTCCACGTATTCAGTCACATGGGGGCGACGGGGAATAGTTCCGCTGtacgaggaggaaggcgagggaGCAGCCGCGCTGGAGAGCAACGACGGCGGGGGGCCAAAGCTCAGTCGACGGAAGGGGTACAGGCTGagcggggtggggagggggcctGCATCGCCAGTGCACGGAAGGGGGgcctggaggtgctgcggctgcgatgGTAGGCGGGGTAGGGGCTGTTGACTCGCAGCACCGCCCGATTCGGCAAAATggccgctgatgctgctgctgctcctcccgCTCATAGAGCGATCCACAAATACGATGTTCTCTGGCTTGATGTCGCCGTGGAGGATGTGTGCGCAGTGATGCATAAAGTGAAGGGCCCGTacgagctgcgcgagaaCGCTGTTGACCACCTCGGTCGGTAGTGTCACTCTCGCTTGGTCGCCAGGTTGCACAAGTAGCACATCAGCAGGGAGCGGGAACGGGGAAGGGCTTACGGCGTGGTCGGCCTTCGCTTCTCGCAACTCGCGCCGCAGTTCCACCGCGTCGCGTACGCTGAAGCCGAGGAGCGGAAAAACAATGATGTGGTAGCCGCGGTACTCAAAGCGGCTGCGTGGGGTGAGCACCGAGGCAAAGCGCAGCGTGTGCTGGTCCGCCATGGACAGCCGCGGTGCCGTTGATGGCAACGACGGTGCAGAGGGCTTGCAGTGATGTACAAACGGCTTGGCCCGATAGTCGGCGGTGGCCCCGCTTGCACCCTCTCCGAAGCAGCCTCCACTGCACCGGCGCATCCCTGCGCAGCACTTCTTCAGTTGCTCGCAGATGCCCCACTCCGCCTGTGCCGCATTCTGGTAGAGAAATTCGCGCCGAATCAGCTTCAACGCACAGTGCCGCtcaggggagagaggcaaggcTGCGTGGTCAAGGGCGTGCACGACGACGCTGAATGTGCCGAACCCCAGAACCTCCAGCACTTCGTAGCGAAAAGATATGTGCATGCCGAGGGTGATCGGAAAGTACGAAGCTAGGGGAGCGGTGGATGATACAACTTCCCCCTTGTTTTTCGGAAGACTGCTGGTGCTTGTAATCTTCTCCGTGGTGTGATGGACTAGGGGCAAAGGTGTCGCACAGTCCGTTACTCCGCACGCCGTGCGCGGATGCACGGGAGGCCCACAGTAGTACACCACATCGCACgccagcatctcctcctgctcctgcagcgtcagTCGATTTCGCATCCAGTGCAGGGCCTCGCCAGGTGAccacggtggcggtggtggcagtgcgGGTAACTTCAGTGGCGTCGATGACTCCACATTTGAATGCGCGGGTGCTGGTGACACAGAGTTGTAGCTGAACTGCCTTCTTGTATTGCTGCTACTGTTGCCGCCAGCGGTGAAGATGGAGGCGTTGGCTACCGGCCTGCGATGCTGATTGCGGAGGCTGACGCGGCGACCCAAAGGGGCCCACTCTTGTGTACTGGCAGTGCTGTACTCCGCTGAGTGGTCCATCACTGGAGTCGATAGAAGCGGTcgatgctgttgctgcaccgcagcgaagGGTGACGGGGCGCAGGAGCAAGAGTCGACAGACCTTTCCGCACTTTCGTGCCACTCTGGTGATCGCACCAACGCTGCCGTGGTTGGCTCCGTCGGCGTGGGAGAAGAACACGACGAGTGGTCGTGCATGATGCCCGCGATTAGGGTTCTGGGCTGCGACGACAGAgtggtggggagaggagaggggggctgctgcggctgctggtgATGCGACTGCGAAGGGGCGGAGAGGTTTTGCATACTCTCGCCACCAAAGCGGCGAACGAAGTCCTCGCGTGAGTTCACCCCCATCACAgccgggggaggggtggaggaggctgaCCAGCCGCTTCGGTCTGccgtgtggctgctgctgctacagTTCACACTCCGGTGGGCTGTACTAACAAGGGAGGGACCACCGAAACGACCGCTAATGCTCCCGGAAGAGCACAGGTGCGGCTGCCTCTTAAGAATTGGCAGGGGCATCCGCTGGTCTGCCGACGCTGTCGAGAAGTCACATATGTAGTCCTTATCGTGCACGGGGCTCGTGCTGGGACTGTAGCGGCGaccgctgcactgccgcgACGACTGCGTGCGGTGCGCTGACGACGTGGATGTTTCGCTGGTGGCACGAACGACGTCGTGGTTGAGAGCCAACAGCTCCTTGCTCACTGATGCGCTTTCTATAGACCTGAAAAGCTGGTGCGCTCCACCTAATGCGTGGGAGAATGGACTGCGGCCGGTGCTGTGGGACTCGCTCCTTCTCATTGGCGACAGCGGCTTTGTAGGGAAGATGGTGTGCCGTTGGGGCCAGGGGTCCCTCGAACTGGTGGGGAACATTGCGGACTTAGATGGATAGAGCTGGTCGAGGTCGCGAAAAGGTGTAGCAGCGGCTAACGCGGATGGGGAGCGCGCCACGGTGGTTGTGCCTCCGTTGTATTTAGGATCCATGGTCCGGCTGGCGGTGCGGCCTGAGGTGTCGCGAGTGGGCTTGTGTGAAGAAACAttggcctgctgctgcactggcGTCGTTGCAAGGGATGCTCCGGGGATCGAGTCGAGGCCCGCAGAATGCACCTGCGGGTGAGTGAGGATGGGACAGTTCGCCGTGGATGACTTCATCCAATCATTCTGGCGCCTGTACACATTCCACATTCGTTTGTTGCTGTCC
This genomic interval from Leishmania braziliensis MHOM/BR/75/M2904 complete genome, chromosome 17 contains the following:
- a CDS encoding putative protein kinase is translated as MYEGASSPTTLSCSGGSSGMHLDEPDASHSQLPLSSKALSPQLTPSTPATQRLPHQGAPPSPLQRQELNPPMTSLSRRLWNQFSARELPYPAQRDKGSSAAETKIRAPAQFSMSCESSSGNATNPQRSMLLGLSTRCSENSPAVAPVGSPLSSLFSTPMTRHLEGCTPKESPDFRTLFTPYTSPPSLAFTAESPENADSNKRMWNVYRRQNDWMKSSTANCPILTHPQVHSAGLDSIPGASLATTPVQQQANVSSHKPTRDTSGRTASRTMDPKYNGGTTTVARSPSALAAATPFRDLDQLYPSKSAMFPTSSRDPWPQRHTIFPTKPLSPMRRSESHSTGRSPFSHALGGAHQLFRSIESASVSKELLALNHDVVRATSETSTSSAHRTQSSRQCSGRRYSPSTSPVHDKDYICDFSTASADQRMPLPILKRQPHLCSSGSISGRFGGPSLVSTAHRSVNCSSSSHTADRSGWSASSTPPPAVMGVNSREDFVRRFGGESMQNLSAPSQSHHQQPQQPPSPLPTTLSSQPRTLIAGIMHDHSSCSSPTPTEPTTAALVRSPEWHESAERSVDSCSCAPSPFAAVQQQHRPLLSTPVMDHSAEYSTASTQEWAPLGRRVSLRNQHRRPVANASIFTAGGNSSSNTRRQFSYNSVSPAPAHSNVESSTPLKLPALPPPPPWSPGEALHWMRNRLTLQEQEEMLACDVVYYCGPPVHPRTACGVTDCATPLPLVHHTTEKITSTSSLPKNKGEVVSSTAPLASYFPITLGMHISFRYEVLEVLGFGTFSVVVHALDHAALPLSPERHCALKLIRREFLYQNAAQAEWGICEQLKKCCAGMRRCSGGCFGEGASGATADYRAKPFVHHCKPSAPSLPSTAPRLSMADQHTLRFASVLTPRSRFEYRGYHIIVFPLLGFSVRDAVELRRELREAKADHAVSPSPFPLPADVLLVQPGDQARVTLPTEVVNSVLAQLVRALHFMHHCAHILHGDIKPENIVFVDRSMSGRSSSSISGHFAESGGAASQQPLPRLPSQPQHLQAPLPCTGDAGPLPTPLSLYPFRRLSFGPPPSLLSSAAAPSPSSSYSGTIPRRPHVTEYVERHSSSEVGDCGSANSSMSTCSSSLPPLTAPYPPQRDTVVTDGPDRGITMMSRSHSLQHLGCEVTSSAQRHLSSGDLLNQCITGGVLVSLTGHSLCMTGSRTGAFTSSPLSTLTCAGVVGELMGGGTGDTALSEAPRSSNGSPRGASASPTSRPGHDSRGGVGGGGDESSSTVTSSARARLTYALPYAMAASTATMASSRIALIDLGHAHLIPPGTTGTSFPLQSPSYRCPEMALRLPYTTAIDMWSVGCVLYELHTGHPLFPDACDDVMLLQSAVRTLGMPDPAFLATVKSCWRRYKQHKLSMTAAVAHVHGDIASPSTSPQKLQRLLPQLHPQEPQLAVDGEDVKQDEEVIIVERCWLQFIQVLNDAAGHQREHDQRLKAQQQWSTPSVVESSQRSPREADSPLAKGSGGTTTWETAEQLALLQVMFPGGQAHEPDQCFSLPSKCDWGQYAWVDFFLGCLYWDAGKRLTATEGQVHPYLASHFAPEVTSATAVTANNNTTSSAMDKRDVAGDPAMSALGLSAGSSDGAPEAPVTAIIRPKQCSGLYYLRHHPLTCRLFQSAPETPSQPRSPHSNRSTTSNDAASLLAPLLMKPSAIVPFELPSSNCTAPSARLWEEHRQLLPHCYDSALDIHSTPQIPTERLALSPYHSNDHRRNPFGSTERHPFRAFSESDQGIESPVEVSAESSIRGNLASTQKPRRDGSTSEVMVLPLN